In a single window of the Drosophila albomicans strain 15112-1751.03 chromosome 3, ASM965048v2, whole genome shotgun sequence genome:
- the LOC117566783 gene encoding LOW QUALITY PROTEIN: uncharacterized protein LOC117566783 (The sequence of the model RefSeq protein was modified relative to this genomic sequence to represent the inferred CDS: substituted 1 base at 1 genomic stop codon) yields the protein MEEPLLSPFSTDIPHAFIYNDSRKAKSYYRGPYAESIQSFAQVFHYDLQLDHIDSLPNKSDLQELFAEGVYNVSLHGVLFRTLLDDASNIMQYSYPFEMLRNCVMVPLAPELPKWMYIVWPLGRYVWTSLFLSIFYVAFLLRYVHWEETIARSYTRNLLHAMALLMYSPNMNMRVRMYHMPYRRIVFYTLLYIQGFILSNYHISHMTSFDMKPVFVKPINTWADLIESRLRIIIPDTLLEEMRSLPGLDVSSLNPQFKPLIWQDYQDLLTAPPXQFAYVVTEDTWEFFNRQQAVLIQPYFHMSQVCFNGFVNAFPLQKDAPFADALDRFILYVRQAGLWEYWEEMAFIYAVRANYAKVFLDTYPVEPLNLEFFSTAWIVIVVGLPISLVVYLLEYLWWRCSSTKLRYNR from the coding sequence ATGGAGGAGCCTCTTCTTTCGCCCTTCAGCACGGACATTCCACACGCGTTTATATACAATGACTCGAGGAAGGCAAAGTCCTACTACCGTGGACCCTATGCGGAGTCCATACAGAGCTTTGCCCAGGTGTTTCACTACGATCTGCAGCTGGACCACATCGACAGTTTGCCCAACAAGAGCGATCTGCAGGAACTATTTGCAGAGGGTGTGTACAATGTGTCGTTGCATGGAGTGCTATTCAGAACTCTGCTGGATGACGCCAGCAACATTATGCAGTACAGTTATCCGTTCGAGATGTTGAGGAATTGCGTCATGGTGCCGCTTGCACCGGAGTTGCCCAAGTGGATGTATATAGTTTGGCCCCTGGGGCGATATGTGTGGACATCTCTCTTTCTGAGCATCTTCTATGTGGCCTTTCTGCTGCGCTATGTGCACTGGGAGGAGACCATAGCCCGATCTTATACGCGGAATCTGCTGCACGCCATGGCGCTCCTTATGTACAGTCCCAACATGAATATGCGGGTGCGAATGTATCATATGCCATACCGGAGGATAGTCTTCTATACGCTGCTCTACATTCAGGGATTCATACTTTCCAATTATCACATCAGTCATATGACGTCGTTCGATATGAAGCCAGTCTTTGTAAAGCCTATCAACACCTGGGCTGATTTAATAGAATCCCGACTGCGGATTATCATTCCAGATACTCTCTTGGAGGAGATGCGTTCTCTACCCGGCTTGGATGTTTCGTCCTTAAATCCGCAGTTTAAACCACTTATTTGGCAGGATTATCAAGATCTATTGACTGCACCGCCTTgacaatttgcatatgtggTCACCGAGGATACGTGGGAATTCTTCAATCGCCAGCAGGCGGTGCTCATTCAGCCCTATTTCCACATGTCCCAGGTCTGTTTCAATGGATTCGTCAACGCTTTCCCCTTACAAAAAGATGCTCCATTTGCCGATGCCCTTGACCGTTTCATATTGTATGTAAGGCAGGCGGGTCTCTGGGAATACTGGGAAGAAATGGCATTCATCTACGCTGTGCGTGCCAATTACGCCAAGGTTTTTCTCGATACGTATCCTGTGGAGCCACTGAATCTGGAGTTCTTTAGCACTGCCTGGATTGTGATTGTGGTGGGTCTGCCCATTAGCCTAGTGGTTTATCTTCTGGAGTATTTGTGGTGGCGTTGTTCATCAACAAAACTCAGATACAATCGATAA
- the LOC117569256 gene encoding uncharacterized protein LOC117569256, which produces MYWSHWLLGVFLLMAFQLLVNGWNLRYITGLLMPFQKMIQFQEIVWFISQELRTEHTEQMDRFIRIMADSYGITQIVVYNNSEMRMIRSSAKRNHMSIVFTTGVEDPIMKVVNKVLLARHYYFSVFMMMDKIGDMEPVYEMCRFLGEYQFENSLLYFESMDGSNQLFGTARYPAKQIENRTDLTRYFQRKRREMVNAQMDVRGFSFATPLREDAPHLFEVGGHYEGSTYRIIETFVQHLNGSFTKLELPKDALGGQVVNMKLTLELVRQRRIEFSAHAYALFRSDDELEKSYPLLVVRWCLMVPLYNKVSTYLYAVQPFSGVVWFFVVGAFVALLSLELLWIWLSSDSAAESFIAALLNSFCYIFNIATGRQLMQPSILRILLLVTVFFHGFFLSAYYTSTLGSILTVNLFHAQLNTMEDLVEAQLPVMIIDYELEFLLEMQSDLPTEFRKLLRPVDSGVYTQHQMAFNSSYAYFVTEDTWQFLNEQQRHLKQPHFKFSDICFGSFHLAYPMQMDSSLWRDLEYYTFRVHSSGLHNYYARISFESALRAGIVQRLQENKEYTSAGLQHLAIAFIFLLTMAAIAIIIFCLELSWARILRSVSGNLNI; this is translated from the coding sequence ATGTATTGGTCGCATTGGTTGCTGGGAGTGTTCCTGCTGATGGCATTTCAACTGTTGGTCAATGGTTGGAATTTAAGGTACATTACCGGACTGTTGATGCCGTTCCAAAAGATGATTCAGTTTCAGGAAATTGTGTGGTTTATCAGCCAAGAGCTTCGCACAGAGCACACGGAGCAAATGGACCGGTTCATTCGCATAATGGCAGATTCCTATGGCATTACTCAGATTGTCGTCTACAACAACTCAGAGATGCGAATGATTCGATCCTCTGCCAAGCGTAATCACATGAGCATTGTGTTCACCACCGGAGTCGAAGATCCAATTATGAAGGTGGTCAACAAAGTGCTGCTGGCCAGGCACTATTACTTCAGTGTATTTATGATGATGGATAAGATTGGAGACATGGAGCCTGTCTATGAGATGTGTCGCTTTCTAGGCGAGTATCAGTTTGAGAATTCGCTGCTGTATTTCGAATCGATGGATGGAAGTAATCAGCTCTTTGGCACCGCAAGATATCCCGCAAAGCAAATTGAGAATCGCACAGATCTCACAAGGTATTTCCAACGTAAACGCAGGGAAATGGTTAACGCTCAAATGGATGTGAGAGGCTTCAGTTTTGCGACACCATTGCGAGAGGACGCCCCACATTTATTCGAGGTTGGCGGACACTATGAGGGCAGCACCTATCGCATCATAGAAACATTTGTTCAGCATCTCAACGGAAGCTTCACTAAGCTGGAACTACCCAAGGATGCACTTGGCGGTCAGGTGGTTAATATGAAGCTAACCCTGGAGCTGGTGCGTCAACGTCGCATTGAGTTCTCCGCCCATGCCTACGCGCTCTTCAGGTCCGACGATGAGCTGGAGAAGAGCTATCCTCTGCTTGTGGTGCGCTGGTGTTTGATGGTGCCGCTGTACAACAAGGTCTCCACCTATTTGTATGCTGTGCAGCCCTTCTCTGGCGTCGTGTGGTTCTTTGTGGTTGGCGCTTTTGTGGCTCTGCTGTCGCTGGAGCTGCTCTGGATTTGGCTGTCCTCAGACAGTGCTGCAGAATCCTTCATTGCCGCTTTGCTCAACTCTTTCTGCTACATCTTCAATATAGCAACAGGTCGACAGTTGATGCAGCCATCAATACTGCGAATTCTGCTTTTAGTCACAGTCTTTTTCCATGGCTTCTTCTTGTCTGCATACTACACTTCGACACTCGGCAGCATTCTGACTGTGAATCTGTTTCACGCTCAGCTCAACACAATGGAAGATCTGGTGGAGGCGCAACTGCCAGTTATGATCATCGACTATGAATTGGAGTTCCTTTTGGAAATGCAGTCTGATCTTCCGACGGAGTTTCGCAAACTTCTACGACCTGTGGACAGTGGAGTCTATACTCAGCATCAGATGGCTTTCAACAGCTCGTATGCTTACTTTGTGACCGAGGATACTTGGCAGTTTTTGAATGAACAGCAGCGGCACTTGAAGCAGCCTCATTTTAAGTTTAGCGACATTTGCTTTGGTTCCTTCCACCTTGCCTATCCTATGCAGATGGACTCATCCCTGTGGCGGGACCTCGAGTACTACACATTTCGCGTGCACTCCTCTGGGCTGCATAATTATTATGCCAGAATCAGTTTTGAATCTGCATTGCGGGCGGGAATTGTGCAGCGCTTGCAGGAGAACAAGGAGTATACCTCGGCGGGACTGCAACATCTTGcgattgcatttatttttcttctgaCCATGGCTGCAATTGCGATTATAATCTTCTGCCTTGAGCTAAGTTGGGCGCGTATTTTACGCTCTGTCAgtggcaatttaaatatttaa